In Prinia subflava isolate CZ2003 ecotype Zambia chromosome W, Cam_Psub_1.2, whole genome shotgun sequence, one DNA window encodes the following:
- the LOC134563390 gene encoding small ribosomal subunit protein eS1-like isoform X1, whose amino-acid sequence MAVGKNKRLTKGGKKGAKKKVVDPFSKKDWYDVKAPAMFNIRNIGKTLVTRTQGTKIASDGLKGRVFEVSLADLQNDEVAFRKFKLITEDVQGKNCLTNFHGMDLTRDKMCSMVKKWQTMIEAHVDVKTTDGYLLRLFCVGFTKKRNNQIRKTSYAQHQQVRQIRKKMMEIMTREVQTNDLKEVVNKLIPDSIGKDIEKACQSIYPLHDVYVCKVKMLKKPKFELGKLMELHGEGGGTGKPSGDEAGTKVERADGYEPPVQESV is encoded by the exons ATGGCGGTCGGGAAGAACAAGCGCCTCACCAAGGGCGGCAAGAAGGGCGCGAAGAAGAAAGT GGTCGACCCTTTCTCCAAGAAGGACTGGTACGATGTCAAAGCTCCGGCGATGTTCAATATCCGAAACATAGGGAAGACACTTGTCACCAGGACTCAAGGAACTA AAATTGCCTCTGACGGGCTGAAGGGCCGCGTGTTTGAAGTGAGCCTGGCTGATCTGCAGAATGATGAGGTTGCCTTCCGCAAATTTAAACTGATAACTGAGGATGTTCAGGGCAAAAACTGTCTGACCAACTTCCATGGGATGGACCTCACACGGGACAAAATGTGCTCCATGGTCAAAAAATGGCAG ACAATGATTGAAGCCCACGTGGATGTCAAAACTACAGACGGGTACCTGCTGCGCCTCTTCTGTGTGGGCTTCACCAAGAAGCGCAATAACCAAATCCGCAAGACCTCCTACgcccagcaccagcaggtcCGGCAGATCCGCAAGAAAATGATGGAAATCATGACCCGGGAGGTGCAGACCAATGACCTGAAGGAAGTTGTCAATAAGCT GATCCCAGACAGCATTGGCAAGGACATCGAGAAGGCCTGTCAGTCCATTTACCCTCTGCACGATGTCTATGTCTGCAAGGTGAAGATGCTCAAGAAGCCCAAGTTCGAAT TGGGCAAGCTGATGGAGCTGCATGGGGAAGGTGGTGGTACTGGAAAGCCCTCTGGGGATGAGGCAGGCACTAAGGTAGAGCGAGCTGATGGATATGAGCCGCCTGTGCAAGAGTCTGTGTGA
- the LOC134563390 gene encoding small ribosomal subunit protein eS1-like isoform X2 — MAVGKNKRLTKGGKKGAKKKVVDPFSKKDWYDVKAPAMFNIRNIGKTLVTRTQGTKIASDGLKGRVFEVSLADLQNDEVAFRKFKLITEDVQGKNCLTNFHGMDLTRDKMCSMVKKWQTMIEAHVDVKTTDGYLLRLFCVGFTKKRNNQIRKTSYAQHQQVRQIRKKMMEIMTREVQTNDLKEVVNKLIPDSIGKDIEKACQSIYPLHDVYVCKVKMLKKPKFECCDSSTLATEHGQEKLLALEQN; from the exons ATGGCGGTCGGGAAGAACAAGCGCCTCACCAAGGGCGGCAAGAAGGGCGCGAAGAAGAAAGT GGTCGACCCTTTCTCCAAGAAGGACTGGTACGATGTCAAAGCTCCGGCGATGTTCAATATCCGAAACATAGGGAAGACACTTGTCACCAGGACTCAAGGAACTA AAATTGCCTCTGACGGGCTGAAGGGCCGCGTGTTTGAAGTGAGCCTGGCTGATCTGCAGAATGATGAGGTTGCCTTCCGCAAATTTAAACTGATAACTGAGGATGTTCAGGGCAAAAACTGTCTGACCAACTTCCATGGGATGGACCTCACACGGGACAAAATGTGCTCCATGGTCAAAAAATGGCAG ACAATGATTGAAGCCCACGTGGATGTCAAAACTACAGACGGGTACCTGCTGCGCCTCTTCTGTGTGGGCTTCACCAAGAAGCGCAATAACCAAATCCGCAAGACCTCCTACgcccagcaccagcaggtcCGGCAGATCCGCAAGAAAATGATGGAAATCATGACCCGGGAGGTGCAGACCAATGACCTGAAGGAAGTTGTCAATAAGCT GATCCCAGACAGCATTGGCAAGGACATCGAGAAGGCCTGTCAGTCCATTTACCCTCTGCACGATGTCTATGTCTGCAAGGTGAAGATGCTCAAGAAGCCCAAGTTCGAAT